A portion of the Sebastes fasciatus isolate fSebFas1 chromosome 2, fSebFas1.pri, whole genome shotgun sequence genome contains these proteins:
- the myzap gene encoding myocardial zonula adherens protein isoform X4, translating into MLRYGSGRTVSTTTTTTVDSPDSSSERRIRRLRLTLHAGDHGNKEPKSTNSDTHLRDTTNGAPETSQQNHGPKVYGVVQRTGSDRQQEVMAREWTVNHLQDEMKYIREVRDSLEKVRERMYGQFGGMQQSMQKLSHEIRSANSHRRSLESEVKVRTAAMESFDQMNSSLISSNIGLQLPLQKSLLENCQKRVDTRDEVKSLRSTCEKTQEKLRDKEMELAAAQVENQTLRLQVESAREANTQAVQELSAKLQKEYDEKLQEEQRKHREEIEKLQAQLDEYIRRLEEAESNIRIAEAKIAERDQRIIELERLLDCMEKEKSQLHKKLQECEQRLRLMELTDRTDGNVAKRSKELQSESVDLRERIKHLNDMVFCQQRKVKGMIEEVGSLRAQVAQKDMFISELLDRIAIVECENNELEDNLKYFMSTQNRPREVLETREIGVGCDLLPRREAKKHDVEATHLYPIHRPPPVQAPPPMKPPSTTLPPFPTQPLFPTQPPFPTQPLSPTQPTSPTEPPFPTQPTSPTQPSFPTQPPFPTQPKSPTEPPFPTQPTSPTQPSFPTQPPFPTQPKSPTEPPFPTQPPFPTQPKSPTESPFPTQPTFPTQPTSPTQPSSSMQPSSPTSPSQHPFYYLTTPTRPRTYTPSNPPPSRLDSSLLRFTPVQYSRFLSYNPTVPSGTLPYDHTSESEPPVNPVQSGRNEVDAQTNRGIGSIPKESTSSLSSAPPRSRAPQVFTPFMKLMETTPKINTE; encoded by the exons CACCTCAGAGACACGACCAATGGGGCGCCAGAGACCTCGCAGCAGAATCATGGGCCCAAAGTGTACGGCGTAGTGCAGAGGACGGGTTCGGACAGGCAGCAGGAGGTGATGGCGCGCGAGTGGACGGTCAATCACCTTCAGGATGAGATGAAGTACATCAGGGAG GTGAGAGACTCCTTGGAGAAGGTGAGAGAGCGGATGTACGGGCAGTTCGGTGGAATGCAGCAATCAATGCAGAAGCTTTCACATGAAATCAGG TCTGCCAATTCACACCGGAGGAGTCTGGAGTCAGAGGTGAAGGTGCGGACGGCGGCCATGGAAAGCTTCGATCAGATGAACAGCTCCCTTATATCTTCCAACATCGGCCTGCAG CTTCCTTTGCAGAAATCCCTGCTGGAGAACTGTCAGAAACGAGTGGACACGAGAGACGAGGTGAAGAGTTTGCGGAGCACCTGTGAGAAAACACAAGAGAAACTCAGAGACAAGGAGATGGAGCTGGCGGCCGCGCAGGTTGAAAACCAGACTCTGAGACTTCAG GTGGAGTCTGCACGGGAGGCCAACACTCAGGCGGTGCAAGAGCTCTCAGCAAAGCTACAGAAGGAGTACGACGAGAAGCTGCAGGAGGAACAACGGAAACACAGGGAGGAGATTGAAAAGCTACAG GCCCAACTCGATGAGTATATCAGGCGACTGGAGGAAGCAGAGAGTAACATCAGGATCGCAGAGGCCAAGATTGCTGAGAGGGACCAGAGGATCATTGAATTGGAGCGTCTACTGGACTGTATGGAAAAG GAAAAGAGTCAACTCCACAAGAAGCTGCAGGAATGTGAACAGCGTCTCCGCTTGATGGAGCTGACAGACAGAACGGATGGAAATGTGGCCAAAAG GTCCAAAGAGCTGCAATCTGAATCTGTGGATCTCCGTGAGAGAATCAAACACTTGAACGACATGGTGTTCTGCCAGCAGAGAAAAGTCAAAGGAATGAtcgaggag GTTGGATCACTGCGAGCTCAAGTGGCTCAGAAGGACATGTTCATCTCAGAGCTTCTGGACAGAATTGCGATAGTGGAGTGTGAG AATAATGAATTAGAAGACAACCTGAAGTATTTTATGTCCACACAGAATAGGCCGCGAGAGGTTTTGGAAACTAGGGAGATAGGAGTAGGCTGCGATCTGCTCCCCAG ACGTGAAGCAAAAAAGCATGATGTTGAAGCAACTCATCTCTATCCCATACATCGCCCACCACCTGTTCAAGCTCCACCACCAATGAAACCTCCATCAACCACTCTACCTCCATTCCCAACACAACCTTTATTCCCGACACAACCCCCATTCCCAACACAACCTCTATCCCCCACACAACCTACATCACCGACAGAACCTCCATTCCCAACACAACCTACATCCCCGACACAACCTTCATTCCCAACACAACCTCCATTCCCAACACAACCTAAATCCCCGACAGAACCTCCATTCCCAACACAACCTACATCCCCGACACAACCTTCATTCCCAACACAACCTCCATTCCCAACACAACCTAAATCCCCGACAGAACCTCCATTCCCAACACAACCTCCATTCCCAACACAACCTAAATCCCCGACAGAATCTCCATTCCCAACACAACCTACATTCCCAACACAACCTACATCACCCACTCAACCTTCATCCTCCATGCAACCTTCATCCCCTACATCTCCCAGTCAACATCCATTCTACTACCTAACAACGCCCACTAGACCAAGGACGTACACGCCTAGTAACCCTCCACCCAGCAGGTTGGATTCCAGTTTACTGAGGTTCACTCCTGTCCAGTACAGCCGCTTCCTGTCGTACAACCCCACAGTACCGAGTGGGACGTTACCCTACGACCACACGTCTGAATCTGAGCCTCCTGTGAATCCAGTCCAGTCCGGGAGGAATGAGGTGGacgcacaaacaaacagaggcaTAGGATCAATTCCCAAGGAATCCACTTCTTCCCTGTCCTCTGCTCCACCAAGATCAAGAGCACCTCAAGTTTTTACTCCGTTCATGAAACTTATGGAAACAACACCAAAGATAAACACAGAGTGA
- the myzap gene encoding myocardial zonula adherens protein isoform X2, translated as MLRYGSGRTVSTTTTTTVDSPDSSSERRIRRLRLTLHAGDHGNKEPKSTNSDTSEREKDVSGTWKKKNGLILRERPAGRESPQQHLRDTTNGAPETSQQNHGPKVYGVVQRTGSDRQQEVMAREWTVNHLQDEMKYIREVRDSLEKVRERMYGQFGGMQQSMQKLSHEIRSANSHRRSLESEVKVRTAAMESFDQMNSSLISSNIGLQKSLLENCQKRVDTRDEVKSLRSTCEKTQEKLRDKEMELAAAQVENQTLRLQVESAREANTQAVQELSAKLQKEYDEKLQEEQRKHREEIEKLQAQLDEYIRRLEEAESNIRIAEAKIAERDQRIIELERLLDCMEKEKSQLHKKLQECEQRLRLMELTDRTDGNVAKRSKELQSESVDLRERIKHLNDMVFCQQRKVKGMIEEVGSLRAQVAQKDMFISELLDRIAIVECENNELEDNLKYFMSTQNRPREVLETREIGVGCDLLPRREAKKHDVEATHLYPIHRPPPVQAPPPMKPPSTTLPPFPTQPLFPTQPPFPTQPLSPTQPTSPTEPPFPTQPTSPTQPSFPTQPPFPTQPKSPTEPPFPTQPTSPTQPSFPTQPPFPTQPKSPTEPPFPTQPPFPTQPKSPTESPFPTQPTFPTQPTSPTQPSSSMQPSSPTSPSQHPFYYLTTPTRPRTYTPSNPPPSRLDSSLLRFTPVQYSRFLSYNPTVPSGTLPYDHTSESEPPVNPVQSGRNEVDAQTNRGIGSIPKESTSSLSSAPPRSRAPQVFTPFMKLMETTPKINTE; from the exons tctgagagagagaaggacgTCAGTGGGAcgtggaagaagaagaatgggCTGATCCTGAGAGAGAGGCCAGCTGGCAGGGAGTCACCTCAGCAG CACCTCAGAGACACGACCAATGGGGCGCCAGAGACCTCGCAGCAGAATCATGGGCCCAAAGTGTACGGCGTAGTGCAGAGGACGGGTTCGGACAGGCAGCAGGAGGTGATGGCGCGCGAGTGGACGGTCAATCACCTTCAGGATGAGATGAAGTACATCAGGGAG GTGAGAGACTCCTTGGAGAAGGTGAGAGAGCGGATGTACGGGCAGTTCGGTGGAATGCAGCAATCAATGCAGAAGCTTTCACATGAAATCAGG TCTGCCAATTCACACCGGAGGAGTCTGGAGTCAGAGGTGAAGGTGCGGACGGCGGCCATGGAAAGCTTCGATCAGATGAACAGCTCCCTTATATCTTCCAACATCGGCCTGCAG AAATCCCTGCTGGAGAACTGTCAGAAACGAGTGGACACGAGAGACGAGGTGAAGAGTTTGCGGAGCACCTGTGAGAAAACACAAGAGAAACTCAGAGACAAGGAGATGGAGCTGGCGGCCGCGCAGGTTGAAAACCAGACTCTGAGACTTCAG GTGGAGTCTGCACGGGAGGCCAACACTCAGGCGGTGCAAGAGCTCTCAGCAAAGCTACAGAAGGAGTACGACGAGAAGCTGCAGGAGGAACAACGGAAACACAGGGAGGAGATTGAAAAGCTACAG GCCCAACTCGATGAGTATATCAGGCGACTGGAGGAAGCAGAGAGTAACATCAGGATCGCAGAGGCCAAGATTGCTGAGAGGGACCAGAGGATCATTGAATTGGAGCGTCTACTGGACTGTATGGAAAAG GAAAAGAGTCAACTCCACAAGAAGCTGCAGGAATGTGAACAGCGTCTCCGCTTGATGGAGCTGACAGACAGAACGGATGGAAATGTGGCCAAAAG GTCCAAAGAGCTGCAATCTGAATCTGTGGATCTCCGTGAGAGAATCAAACACTTGAACGACATGGTGTTCTGCCAGCAGAGAAAAGTCAAAGGAATGAtcgaggag GTTGGATCACTGCGAGCTCAAGTGGCTCAGAAGGACATGTTCATCTCAGAGCTTCTGGACAGAATTGCGATAGTGGAGTGTGAG AATAATGAATTAGAAGACAACCTGAAGTATTTTATGTCCACACAGAATAGGCCGCGAGAGGTTTTGGAAACTAGGGAGATAGGAGTAGGCTGCGATCTGCTCCCCAG ACGTGAAGCAAAAAAGCATGATGTTGAAGCAACTCATCTCTATCCCATACATCGCCCACCACCTGTTCAAGCTCCACCACCAATGAAACCTCCATCAACCACTCTACCTCCATTCCCAACACAACCTTTATTCCCGACACAACCCCCATTCCCAACACAACCTCTATCCCCCACACAACCTACATCACCGACAGAACCTCCATTCCCAACACAACCTACATCCCCGACACAACCTTCATTCCCAACACAACCTCCATTCCCAACACAACCTAAATCCCCGACAGAACCTCCATTCCCAACACAACCTACATCCCCGACACAACCTTCATTCCCAACACAACCTCCATTCCCAACACAACCTAAATCCCCGACAGAACCTCCATTCCCAACACAACCTCCATTCCCAACACAACCTAAATCCCCGACAGAATCTCCATTCCCAACACAACCTACATTCCCAACACAACCTACATCACCCACTCAACCTTCATCCTCCATGCAACCTTCATCCCCTACATCTCCCAGTCAACATCCATTCTACTACCTAACAACGCCCACTAGACCAAGGACGTACACGCCTAGTAACCCTCCACCCAGCAGGTTGGATTCCAGTTTACTGAGGTTCACTCCTGTCCAGTACAGCCGCTTCCTGTCGTACAACCCCACAGTACCGAGTGGGACGTTACCCTACGACCACACGTCTGAATCTGAGCCTCCTGTGAATCCAGTCCAGTCCGGGAGGAATGAGGTGGacgcacaaacaaacagaggcaTAGGATCAATTCCCAAGGAATCCACTTCTTCCCTGTCCTCTGCTCCACCAAGATCAAGAGCACCTCAAGTTTTTACTCCGTTCATGAAACTTATGGAAACAACACCAAAGATAAACACAGAGTGA
- the myzap gene encoding myocardial zonula adherens protein isoform X1 → MLRYGSGRTVSTTTTTTVDSPDSSSERRIRRLRLTLHAGDHGNKEPKSTNSDTSEREKDVSGTWKKKNGLILRERPAGRESPQQHLRDTTNGAPETSQQNHGPKVYGVVQRTGSDRQQEVMAREWTVNHLQDEMKYIREVRDSLEKVRERMYGQFGGMQQSMQKLSHEIRSANSHRRSLESEVKVRTAAMESFDQMNSSLISSNIGLQLPLQKSLLENCQKRVDTRDEVKSLRSTCEKTQEKLRDKEMELAAAQVENQTLRLQVESAREANTQAVQELSAKLQKEYDEKLQEEQRKHREEIEKLQAQLDEYIRRLEEAESNIRIAEAKIAERDQRIIELERLLDCMEKEKSQLHKKLQECEQRLRLMELTDRTDGNVAKRSKELQSESVDLRERIKHLNDMVFCQQRKVKGMIEEVGSLRAQVAQKDMFISELLDRIAIVECENNELEDNLKYFMSTQNRPREVLETREIGVGCDLLPRREAKKHDVEATHLYPIHRPPPVQAPPPMKPPSTTLPPFPTQPLFPTQPPFPTQPLSPTQPTSPTEPPFPTQPTSPTQPSFPTQPPFPTQPKSPTEPPFPTQPTSPTQPSFPTQPPFPTQPKSPTEPPFPTQPPFPTQPKSPTESPFPTQPTFPTQPTSPTQPSSSMQPSSPTSPSQHPFYYLTTPTRPRTYTPSNPPPSRLDSSLLRFTPVQYSRFLSYNPTVPSGTLPYDHTSESEPPVNPVQSGRNEVDAQTNRGIGSIPKESTSSLSSAPPRSRAPQVFTPFMKLMETTPKINTE, encoded by the exons tctgagagagagaaggacgTCAGTGGGAcgtggaagaagaagaatgggCTGATCCTGAGAGAGAGGCCAGCTGGCAGGGAGTCACCTCAGCAG CACCTCAGAGACACGACCAATGGGGCGCCAGAGACCTCGCAGCAGAATCATGGGCCCAAAGTGTACGGCGTAGTGCAGAGGACGGGTTCGGACAGGCAGCAGGAGGTGATGGCGCGCGAGTGGACGGTCAATCACCTTCAGGATGAGATGAAGTACATCAGGGAG GTGAGAGACTCCTTGGAGAAGGTGAGAGAGCGGATGTACGGGCAGTTCGGTGGAATGCAGCAATCAATGCAGAAGCTTTCACATGAAATCAGG TCTGCCAATTCACACCGGAGGAGTCTGGAGTCAGAGGTGAAGGTGCGGACGGCGGCCATGGAAAGCTTCGATCAGATGAACAGCTCCCTTATATCTTCCAACATCGGCCTGCAG CTTCCTTTGCAGAAATCCCTGCTGGAGAACTGTCAGAAACGAGTGGACACGAGAGACGAGGTGAAGAGTTTGCGGAGCACCTGTGAGAAAACACAAGAGAAACTCAGAGACAAGGAGATGGAGCTGGCGGCCGCGCAGGTTGAAAACCAGACTCTGAGACTTCAG GTGGAGTCTGCACGGGAGGCCAACACTCAGGCGGTGCAAGAGCTCTCAGCAAAGCTACAGAAGGAGTACGACGAGAAGCTGCAGGAGGAACAACGGAAACACAGGGAGGAGATTGAAAAGCTACAG GCCCAACTCGATGAGTATATCAGGCGACTGGAGGAAGCAGAGAGTAACATCAGGATCGCAGAGGCCAAGATTGCTGAGAGGGACCAGAGGATCATTGAATTGGAGCGTCTACTGGACTGTATGGAAAAG GAAAAGAGTCAACTCCACAAGAAGCTGCAGGAATGTGAACAGCGTCTCCGCTTGATGGAGCTGACAGACAGAACGGATGGAAATGTGGCCAAAAG GTCCAAAGAGCTGCAATCTGAATCTGTGGATCTCCGTGAGAGAATCAAACACTTGAACGACATGGTGTTCTGCCAGCAGAGAAAAGTCAAAGGAATGAtcgaggag GTTGGATCACTGCGAGCTCAAGTGGCTCAGAAGGACATGTTCATCTCAGAGCTTCTGGACAGAATTGCGATAGTGGAGTGTGAG AATAATGAATTAGAAGACAACCTGAAGTATTTTATGTCCACACAGAATAGGCCGCGAGAGGTTTTGGAAACTAGGGAGATAGGAGTAGGCTGCGATCTGCTCCCCAG ACGTGAAGCAAAAAAGCATGATGTTGAAGCAACTCATCTCTATCCCATACATCGCCCACCACCTGTTCAAGCTCCACCACCAATGAAACCTCCATCAACCACTCTACCTCCATTCCCAACACAACCTTTATTCCCGACACAACCCCCATTCCCAACACAACCTCTATCCCCCACACAACCTACATCACCGACAGAACCTCCATTCCCAACACAACCTACATCCCCGACACAACCTTCATTCCCAACACAACCTCCATTCCCAACACAACCTAAATCCCCGACAGAACCTCCATTCCCAACACAACCTACATCCCCGACACAACCTTCATTCCCAACACAACCTCCATTCCCAACACAACCTAAATCCCCGACAGAACCTCCATTCCCAACACAACCTCCATTCCCAACACAACCTAAATCCCCGACAGAATCTCCATTCCCAACACAACCTACATTCCCAACACAACCTACATCACCCACTCAACCTTCATCCTCCATGCAACCTTCATCCCCTACATCTCCCAGTCAACATCCATTCTACTACCTAACAACGCCCACTAGACCAAGGACGTACACGCCTAGTAACCCTCCACCCAGCAGGTTGGATTCCAGTTTACTGAGGTTCACTCCTGTCCAGTACAGCCGCTTCCTGTCGTACAACCCCACAGTACCGAGTGGGACGTTACCCTACGACCACACGTCTGAATCTGAGCCTCCTGTGAATCCAGTCCAGTCCGGGAGGAATGAGGTGGacgcacaaacaaacagaggcaTAGGATCAATTCCCAAGGAATCCACTTCTTCCCTGTCCTCTGCTCCACCAAGATCAAGAGCACCTCAAGTTTTTACTCCGTTCATGAAACTTATGGAAACAACACCAAAGATAAACACAGAGTGA
- the myzap gene encoding myocardial zonula adherens protein isoform X3, which yields MLRYGSGRTVSTTTTTTVDSPDSSSERRIRRLRLTLHAGDHGNKEPKSTNSDTSEREKDVSGTWKKKNGLILRERPAGRESPQQHLRDTTNGAPETSQQNHGPKVYGVVQRTGSDRQQEVMAREWTVNHLQDEMKYIREVRDSLEKVRERMYGQFGGMQQSMQKLSHEIRSANSHRRSLESEVKVRTAAMESFDQMNSSLISSNIGLQLPLQKSLLENCQKRVDTRDEVKSLRSTCEKTQEKLRDKEMELAAAQVENQTLRLQVESAREANTQAVQELSAKLQKEYDEKLQEEQRKHREEIEKLQAQLDEYIRRLEEAESNIRIAEAKIAERDQRIIELERLLDCMEKEKSQLHKKLQECEQRLRLMELTDRTDGNVAKRSKELQSESVDLRERIKHLNDMVFCQQRKVKGMIEEVGSLRAQVAQKDMFISELLDRIAIVECENRPREVLETREIGVGCDLLPRREAKKHDVEATHLYPIHRPPPVQAPPPMKPPSTTLPPFPTQPLFPTQPPFPTQPLSPTQPTSPTEPPFPTQPTSPTQPSFPTQPPFPTQPKSPTEPPFPTQPTSPTQPSFPTQPPFPTQPKSPTEPPFPTQPPFPTQPKSPTESPFPTQPTFPTQPTSPTQPSSSMQPSSPTSPSQHPFYYLTTPTRPRTYTPSNPPPSRLDSSLLRFTPVQYSRFLSYNPTVPSGTLPYDHTSESEPPVNPVQSGRNEVDAQTNRGIGSIPKESTSSLSSAPPRSRAPQVFTPFMKLMETTPKINTE from the exons tctgagagagagaaggacgTCAGTGGGAcgtggaagaagaagaatgggCTGATCCTGAGAGAGAGGCCAGCTGGCAGGGAGTCACCTCAGCAG CACCTCAGAGACACGACCAATGGGGCGCCAGAGACCTCGCAGCAGAATCATGGGCCCAAAGTGTACGGCGTAGTGCAGAGGACGGGTTCGGACAGGCAGCAGGAGGTGATGGCGCGCGAGTGGACGGTCAATCACCTTCAGGATGAGATGAAGTACATCAGGGAG GTGAGAGACTCCTTGGAGAAGGTGAGAGAGCGGATGTACGGGCAGTTCGGTGGAATGCAGCAATCAATGCAGAAGCTTTCACATGAAATCAGG TCTGCCAATTCACACCGGAGGAGTCTGGAGTCAGAGGTGAAGGTGCGGACGGCGGCCATGGAAAGCTTCGATCAGATGAACAGCTCCCTTATATCTTCCAACATCGGCCTGCAG CTTCCTTTGCAGAAATCCCTGCTGGAGAACTGTCAGAAACGAGTGGACACGAGAGACGAGGTGAAGAGTTTGCGGAGCACCTGTGAGAAAACACAAGAGAAACTCAGAGACAAGGAGATGGAGCTGGCGGCCGCGCAGGTTGAAAACCAGACTCTGAGACTTCAG GTGGAGTCTGCACGGGAGGCCAACACTCAGGCGGTGCAAGAGCTCTCAGCAAAGCTACAGAAGGAGTACGACGAGAAGCTGCAGGAGGAACAACGGAAACACAGGGAGGAGATTGAAAAGCTACAG GCCCAACTCGATGAGTATATCAGGCGACTGGAGGAAGCAGAGAGTAACATCAGGATCGCAGAGGCCAAGATTGCTGAGAGGGACCAGAGGATCATTGAATTGGAGCGTCTACTGGACTGTATGGAAAAG GAAAAGAGTCAACTCCACAAGAAGCTGCAGGAATGTGAACAGCGTCTCCGCTTGATGGAGCTGACAGACAGAACGGATGGAAATGTGGCCAAAAG GTCCAAAGAGCTGCAATCTGAATCTGTGGATCTCCGTGAGAGAATCAAACACTTGAACGACATGGTGTTCTGCCAGCAGAGAAAAGTCAAAGGAATGAtcgaggag GTTGGATCACTGCGAGCTCAAGTGGCTCAGAAGGACATGTTCATCTCAGAGCTTCTGGACAGAATTGCGATAGTGGAGTGTGAG AATAGGCCGCGAGAGGTTTTGGAAACTAGGGAGATAGGAGTAGGCTGCGATCTGCTCCCCAG ACGTGAAGCAAAAAAGCATGATGTTGAAGCAACTCATCTCTATCCCATACATCGCCCACCACCTGTTCAAGCTCCACCACCAATGAAACCTCCATCAACCACTCTACCTCCATTCCCAACACAACCTTTATTCCCGACACAACCCCCATTCCCAACACAACCTCTATCCCCCACACAACCTACATCACCGACAGAACCTCCATTCCCAACACAACCTACATCCCCGACACAACCTTCATTCCCAACACAACCTCCATTCCCAACACAACCTAAATCCCCGACAGAACCTCCATTCCCAACACAACCTACATCCCCGACACAACCTTCATTCCCAACACAACCTCCATTCCCAACACAACCTAAATCCCCGACAGAACCTCCATTCCCAACACAACCTCCATTCCCAACACAACCTAAATCCCCGACAGAATCTCCATTCCCAACACAACCTACATTCCCAACACAACCTACATCACCCACTCAACCTTCATCCTCCATGCAACCTTCATCCCCTACATCTCCCAGTCAACATCCATTCTACTACCTAACAACGCCCACTAGACCAAGGACGTACACGCCTAGTAACCCTCCACCCAGCAGGTTGGATTCCAGTTTACTGAGGTTCACTCCTGTCCAGTACAGCCGCTTCCTGTCGTACAACCCCACAGTACCGAGTGGGACGTTACCCTACGACCACACGTCTGAATCTGAGCCTCCTGTGAATCCAGTCCAGTCCGGGAGGAATGAGGTGGacgcacaaacaaacagaggcaTAGGATCAATTCCCAAGGAATCCACTTCTTCCCTGTCCTCTGCTCCACCAAGATCAAGAGCACCTCAAGTTTTTACTCCGTTCATGAAACTTATGGAAACAACACCAAAGATAAACACAGAGTGA